A genomic segment from Halanaerobiaceae bacterium ANBcell28 encodes:
- a CDS encoding MazG nucleotide pyrophosphohydrolase domain-containing protein — protein sequence MPETITLSYLQDYIKDKDFKPDLKHAYFLKLVEEIGELSEVLRKDKRMINSNIKDTVEEELYDVLYYLLALANVYEVDLEEAFILKEKVNNKKYNRMM from the coding sequence ATTTACAGGATTATATAAAGGATAAAGATTTTAAACCAGATTTAAAACATGCATATTTTCTAAAGCTAGTAGAAGAAATTGGAGAACTATCAGAAGTATTAAGAAAAGATAAAAGAATGATCAATTCGAATATTAAAGACACGGTTGAAGAAGAATTATATGATGTTTTGTACTATCTGCTGGCTTTAGCAAATGTATATGAAGTAGATCTAGAAGAAGCTTTTATTCTTAAGGAAAAAGTTAATAATAAAAAGTATAATAGAATGATGTAG